From a region of the Haematobia irritans isolate KBUSLIRL chromosome 4, ASM5000362v1, whole genome shotgun sequence genome:
- the LOC142235492 gene encoding uncharacterized protein LOC142235492, with product MKHPLLLPGNHAVVIALVNYLHIINYHVGPQTLAAFVRERYWVISLRKVTRKVVRQCLNCFRNKPTPVVQQMSNLPSYRVNPNFKPFECAGMDFAGPIHIHFKLRGKRPQKAYLVIFVCFLTKACHIEVVSDLSTPSFLASLKRFFSRRGLSSDLFCDNATNFVGAANEMNQILKHIFSETGKAQMITEFSNQGVKFHFIPPRTPHFGGLWESAVKVAKKLLTRYVNSTSLTYEELSTVAAQIESIMNSRPLCPLSSDPNDMEALTPGHFLVGRSLNSLPDAVLEKDLNISHVNRWKRKQAIQMMFWNRWSREYLTLMQQRIKWKTECANIQIGTLVLIAEDNVPPNTWLLGRVTDIHKGRDNLVRVVTLRTKNGFFKRSIHRLCPLPME from the coding sequence ATGAAACATCCTCTACTTCTACCAGGTAATCATGCGGTTGTAATTGCGTTAGTAAATTACTTACATATAATAAATTACCATGTTGGACCACAGACGTTGGCGGCTTTCGTACGAGAGCGATATTGGGTTATTTCCCTGAGAAAAGTTACCCGGAAGGTAGTTAGACAGTGTCTAAATTGTTTCAGAAATAAGCCCACGCCAGTAGTCCAACAGATGTCAAATTTACCATCCTATAGAGTCAATCCGAATTTTAAACCTTTTGAATGCGCTGGAATGGATTTCGCAGGTCCAATACATATTCATTTCAAACTTAGGGGAAAACGCCCTCAAAAGGCTTATTTGGTcatctttgtttgttttttaacaaAGGCCTGTCACATTGAAGTAGTATCTGATCTTAGCACTCCTTCATTTCTTGCTTCTCTCAAGCGTTTCTTTTCTAGAAGAGGTCTAAGCTCAGACTTATTTTGTGACAATGCTACGAACTTTGTGGGAGCTGCTAATGAGATGAATCAGATATTAAAGCACATATTCTCCGAAACCGGCAAAGCTCAGATGATAACCGAATTCTCAAACCAAGGAGTAAAATTTCACTTTATCCCTCCCCGTACTCCTCATTTCGGTGGTTTGTGGGAGAGCGCCGTTAAGGTTgctaaaaaattgttaacacGTTACGTAAACTCAACGTCACTGACGTACGAAGAACTATCCACAGTTGCAGCCCAAATTGAGTCAATAATGAATTCTCGGCCACTCTGCCCTTTATCTAGTGACCCTAATGACATGGAAGCATTGACCCCTGGCCATTTTTTGGTTGGCCGGTCACTTAATTCGCTACCAGATGCTGTTTTGGAGAAAGACTTAAATATTTCCCACGTTAACCGTTGGAAAAGGAAACAGGCCATACAAATGATGTTTTGGAATCGATGGTCAAGAGAGTACCTCACATTAATGCAACAAAGAATAAAATGGAAAACCGAGTGCGCAAATATTCAAATAGGAACATTAGTACTGATTGCTGAAGATAATGTCCCTCCCAACACCTGGCTCCTTGGAAGAGTTACTGATATTCATAAAGGAAGGGATAACCTTGTGCGGGTTGTTACGCTAAGAAccaaaaatggattttttaaaAGGAGCATTCACCGTCTCTGTCCACTACCTATGGAGTAG